From Paenibacillus polymyxa, the proteins below share one genomic window:
- the clpC gene encoding ATP-dependent protease ATP-binding subunit ClpC: MMFGRFTERAQKVLALAQEEAVRLGHNNIGTEHILLGLIREGEGIAAKALIGLGLGLEKIQDEVETLIGRGQEQPTNIAYTPRAKKVIELSMDEARKLGHTYVGTEHILLGLIREGEGVAARVLNNLGISLNKARQQVLQLLGSSEAVSSHHGAPANVSTPTLDSLARDLTASAKENNLDPVIGRSKEIERVIQVLSRRTKNNPVLIGEPGVGKTAIAEGLAQKIIANEIPETLRDKRVMTLDMGSVVAGTKYRGEFEDRLKKIMDEIRQAGNIVLFIDELHTLIGAGGAEGAIDASNILKPALARGELQCIGATTLDEYRKYIEKDAALERRFQPITVDQPSPEEAIQILYGLRDRYEAHHRVKITDEAIEAAVRLSDRYITDRFLPDKAIDLIDEAGSKVRLNSYTVPPNLKQLENRLEDIRKEKDSAVQSQEFEKAAALRDTEQKIREELDVTKNQWKEQQGRTDSEVTPEDIAQVVAIWTGVPVSKLKEEETHRLLNMEQLLHERVIGQDEAVKAVSRAIRRARAGLKDPKRPIGSFIFLGPTGVGKTELARALAESMFGDENAVIRIDMSEYMEKHSTSRLVGAPPGYVGYEEGGQLTEKVRRKPYSVVLLDEIEKAHPEVFNILLQVLEDGRLTDSKGRVVDFRNTLIILTSNVGAQAIKRNSTLGFTAVVDAGADYDNMKGKVMDELKKSFRPEFLNRIDEIIVFHSLEEKHIAEIVSLMSEELRKRLNEYEVDFELTDKAKNFLAKEGFDPAYGARPLRRAIQKHIEDRLSEELLTGNISKGDSLYIDEENGALTVTKKDNISAKS, from the coding sequence ATGATGTTTGGAAGATTTACGGAACGTGCACAGAAAGTGCTTGCCTTGGCCCAGGAAGAAGCTGTTCGATTGGGACACAACAACATTGGCACAGAGCACATTTTGCTAGGACTCATTCGTGAAGGTGAAGGAATAGCAGCGAAAGCCTTAATCGGTTTAGGGCTGGGACTGGAAAAAATCCAGGATGAAGTGGAAACACTGATTGGACGCGGTCAAGAGCAACCGACGAACATTGCCTATACTCCACGTGCCAAGAAAGTCATTGAGCTGTCTATGGACGAAGCACGTAAATTGGGTCATACCTATGTAGGTACCGAGCATATTTTGCTAGGCCTTATTCGTGAAGGTGAAGGCGTAGCAGCACGTGTACTGAACAACCTGGGTATCAGTCTGAACAAAGCGCGTCAGCAAGTGCTTCAATTGCTCGGCAGCAGCGAGGCGGTTTCCAGCCATCACGGTGCTCCAGCTAATGTCAGCACACCAACTCTGGACAGTCTGGCACGCGATCTGACGGCTTCTGCGAAGGAAAATAACCTGGACCCCGTTATTGGGCGCAGCAAGGAAATTGAGCGCGTTATTCAAGTGCTCAGCCGTCGTACAAAGAACAATCCTGTTTTGATCGGTGAACCTGGGGTAGGTAAAACGGCGATTGCCGAAGGATTGGCACAAAAAATCATAGCGAATGAGATTCCCGAAACGTTGCGCGACAAACGCGTAATGACACTCGATATGGGTTCTGTAGTAGCTGGTACTAAGTATCGTGGTGAATTTGAGGATCGCTTGAAGAAGATTATGGACGAGATTCGTCAAGCTGGAAATATCGTATTGTTCATTGATGAGCTGCATACGCTGATTGGTGCTGGTGGAGCGGAAGGCGCAATTGATGCGTCCAACATCCTGAAACCTGCTCTGGCACGTGGCGAGCTGCAATGTATCGGTGCCACCACGCTGGATGAATACCGCAAATATATTGAGAAAGATGCTGCTTTGGAGCGTCGTTTTCAACCTATAACCGTGGATCAACCTTCTCCAGAAGAAGCGATTCAAATCTTGTATGGTCTGCGCGACCGTTACGAAGCGCATCACCGTGTAAAAATCACTGATGAGGCTATTGAAGCTGCAGTAAGATTGTCAGATCGTTATATTACGGATCGCTTCCTACCGGATAAGGCTATTGATCTTATTGATGAAGCGGGCTCCAAGGTAAGGCTGAATTCCTATACAGTACCGCCAAACCTGAAACAGCTGGAAAACCGTCTGGAAGATATCCGCAAGGAAAAAGATTCAGCGGTACAAAGCCAGGAGTTTGAAAAGGCAGCTGCACTGCGCGATACAGAGCAAAAAATTCGTGAAGAGCTGGATGTCACTAAAAACCAATGGAAAGAACAACAGGGGCGTACAGATTCCGAAGTTACACCAGAGGATATTGCTCAGGTCGTTGCCATCTGGACTGGTGTCCCAGTCAGCAAGCTGAAGGAAGAAGAAACACATCGTTTGCTGAATATGGAGCAACTGTTGCATGAACGGGTGATTGGGCAGGACGAAGCTGTTAAGGCAGTAAGCCGGGCGATTCGCCGGGCACGCGCCGGTCTGAAAGATCCGAAACGTCCAATCGGCTCCTTTATTTTCCTCGGTCCAACTGGAGTTGGTAAAACAGAGCTGGCACGCGCCTTGGCTGAATCTATGTTTGGTGATGAAAATGCGGTTATCCGTATTGATATGTCCGAATATATGGAGAAACACTCCACATCCCGTTTGGTAGGAGCGCCTCCAGGATACGTAGGATATGAAGAAGGTGGCCAACTGACTGAAAAGGTACGTCGTAAGCCTTACTCTGTTGTGTTGCTGGATGAAATTGAAAAAGCACACCCAGAAGTATTCAATATTCTGCTGCAAGTGTTGGAGGATGGACGTCTGACGGATTCCAAGGGACGTGTTGTTGACTTCCGTAACACACTCATCATCCTAACATCCAACGTTGGTGCACAGGCAATCAAACGTAACTCCACGCTTGGTTTTACAGCTGTTGTGGACGCTGGGGCGGATTACGATAACATGAAGGGCAAAGTGATGGATGAACTGAAGAAAAGCTTCCGTCCTGAGTTCTTGAACCGGATAGATGAAATCATCGTGTTCCATTCTCTCGAAGAAAAACATATTGCCGAAATTGTTTCACTCATGTCTGAGGAACTGCGTAAGCGTCTGAATGAGTATGAGGTTGACTTTGAGTTGACAGACAAGGCTAAGAATTTCCTTGCCAAGGAAGGCTTCGATCCAGCGTATGGTGCGCGTCCATTGCGTCGTGCAATCCAGAAGCATATTGAAGATCGCCTGTCCGAGGAACTGTTGACTGGAAACATTTCTAAAGGCGACTCTCTCTATATTGATGAAGAGAACGGTGCATTGACAGTAACGAAAAAGGATAATATATCCGCGAAGTCCTAA
- the radA gene encoding DNA repair protein RadA, which yields MAKVKTKFSCTECGYESPKWYGKCPGCQAWNSMIEETESVVKTQGMGSSLLTHSTKDKPLPIIEVESGKETRILTGIGELNRVLGGGVVPGSLVLVGGDPGIGKSTLMLQTSNELALTGLKVLYVSGEESVRQTKLRADRLGALSPSLYVLCETNLETIEEAVDSLKPEFLVIDSIQTVYLPEVTSAPGSVAQVRECTSRFMRIAKGLGIATVLVGHVTKEGAIAGPRLLEHMVDCVLYFEGERHHTYRLLRAVKNRFGSTNEIGIFEMAESGLREVANPSELFLSERPLGVAGSTVVASMEGTRPVLVELQALIAATHFPSPRRMGTGIDHHRMGLIIAVLEKRMGMFLQNQDAYLNVAGGVKLDEPAVDLAIAVSIASSFRDAPTKPYDVIFGEVGLTGEVRAVSRAEQRVREAEKLGFKRVIMPEKSLKGWTHPKGIQIIGVGTVADALAAALD from the coding sequence ATGGCTAAAGTGAAAACTAAATTTTCCTGTACAGAATGTGGCTATGAATCGCCTAAATGGTACGGAAAATGTCCTGGATGCCAGGCATGGAATTCCATGATCGAAGAAACGGAAAGCGTTGTAAAAACTCAAGGAATGGGATCTTCCCTTCTTACTCATAGCACAAAAGACAAACCGCTTCCTATTATTGAAGTGGAGAGTGGCAAAGAAACACGAATTTTGACGGGAATTGGTGAATTAAATCGTGTACTCGGTGGAGGTGTGGTGCCAGGTTCACTTGTTCTGGTGGGTGGTGACCCGGGGATCGGTAAGTCTACGCTTATGCTGCAAACCTCTAATGAGCTGGCTTTAACTGGTTTAAAGGTACTCTACGTGTCTGGTGAGGAATCCGTCCGCCAAACGAAGCTACGTGCAGATCGCCTCGGTGCTTTGTCTCCCAGTCTGTACGTATTATGTGAGACGAATTTGGAGACGATTGAAGAAGCAGTGGACAGCTTGAAGCCGGAGTTTTTGGTCATCGACTCGATACAGACTGTATATTTGCCTGAGGTGACAAGTGCGCCTGGTAGTGTAGCTCAGGTGCGCGAGTGTACTTCACGATTTATGCGGATTGCCAAGGGATTAGGTATTGCTACAGTACTGGTAGGGCATGTGACCAAAGAAGGCGCTATTGCAGGTCCGCGTTTGTTGGAGCATATGGTCGATTGTGTACTTTATTTTGAAGGAGAGCGCCATCATACGTATCGGCTGTTGCGTGCGGTTAAGAATCGTTTCGGTTCTACGAATGAAATTGGTATTTTTGAAATGGCCGAAAGTGGTTTGCGTGAGGTGGCGAATCCTTCTGAGCTCTTCCTGTCCGAACGGCCACTGGGGGTGGCTGGCTCCACTGTCGTTGCCAGTATGGAGGGAACCCGGCCTGTGTTGGTTGAATTGCAAGCACTCATTGCGGCTACGCATTTTCCATCTCCACGCCGAATGGGTACGGGGATTGACCATCATCGGATGGGATTAATCATTGCCGTACTAGAAAAGCGGATGGGCATGTTTTTGCAAAACCAGGACGCTTATCTCAATGTTGCTGGAGGCGTAAAGCTGGATGAACCAGCGGTGGATTTAGCCATAGCGGTGAGCATTGCTTCCAGCTTTAGGGATGCTCCTACCAAGCCGTACGATGTGATTTTTGGTGAAGTAGGACTGACAGGCGAGGTGCGGGCTGTATCCCGAGCAGAACAGCGAGTGCGAGAAGCAGAGAAATTAGGTTTCAAACGGGTGATCATGCCCGAGAAAAGCTTGAAGGGCTGGACACATCCAAAAGGGATACAAATTATCGGAGTTGGAACGGTGGCAGATGCACTGGCAGCCGCATTAGATTAG
- the disA gene encoding DNA integrity scanning diadenylate cyclase DisA, whose translation MKEASQLDKMNDLLRLVAPGTPFRDGLENVLRAKTGALLVVGYSPEVMEVVDGGFSINCDFSPNYLYELAKMDGAIILSEDLKRILYANTQLIPDSSISSIETGIRHRTAERVAKQTGKLVVSISQRRNIITLYQGTLRYALKEIGVILTKANQAIQTLEKYRSVLGQASTNLTASEFEELVTMPEVVNVIQRIEMVLRIKMEIKRFINELGNEGRLISMQMEELVSNIEEEAWLLYKDYAKDDSDEKIREIILGLKRSTDDELLDVNHIVRLLGYPSSAATSEEYIAARGYRVLNKIPRLPNVIIHNLVERFGRFPHVMTATIEELDEVDGIGEVRARTIKEGLKRLQEQVFIDRQM comes from the coding sequence ATGAAGGAAGCGAGCCAACTGGATAAAATGAACGATTTGCTACGGCTTGTGGCACCGGGAACTCCCTTTCGCGACGGATTGGAAAACGTTTTGCGTGCCAAAACGGGTGCTCTTCTGGTCGTTGGCTATAGCCCGGAAGTAATGGAAGTCGTGGATGGCGGTTTCTCTATTAATTGTGACTTTTCGCCGAACTATTTGTATGAGCTGGCTAAAATGGACGGCGCAATCATATTAAGTGAGGATTTAAAACGAATTTTATATGCCAATACGCAATTGATTCCCGATTCCTCCATTTCGTCCATAGAAACAGGGATTCGGCATCGGACGGCGGAACGAGTTGCAAAGCAGACTGGTAAACTGGTTGTGTCTATTTCCCAGCGTCGTAATATTATTACGTTGTATCAGGGGACTTTACGATATGCGCTCAAGGAAATCGGGGTTATTTTAACGAAAGCTAATCAGGCTATTCAGACGTTAGAAAAATATAGATCCGTATTGGGGCAAGCCTCAACGAATCTAACTGCATCTGAATTCGAAGAACTGGTTACCATGCCGGAGGTCGTTAATGTCATTCAACGGATCGAAATGGTGCTGCGCATCAAAATGGAGATCAAACGATTTATTAACGAGCTCGGGAATGAGGGCAGGCTGATTAGCATGCAGATGGAGGAGCTTGTCAGTAATATCGAGGAAGAAGCTTGGTTGCTGTATAAGGATTATGCCAAAGACGACAGCGACGAGAAGATCCGTGAAATTATATTGGGACTCAAACGTTCTACGGACGACGAATTACTGGATGTGAATCATATAGTACGTTTATTAGGCTACCCTTCTTCAGCAGCGACATCAGAAGAATATATTGCTGCACGCGGATATCGGGTGCTGAACAAAATACCTCGTTTGCCAAATGTAATTATTCATAATCTGGTGGAGCGATTTGGACGTTTTCCACATGTCATGACAGCAACGATAGAAGAACTGGATGAAGTGGATGGTATAGGAGAGGTTCGTGCACGTACGATTAAAGAAGGGCTTAAACGTTTACAGGAACAAGTTTTCATTGACAGACAAATGTAA
- the pssA gene encoding CDP-diacylglycerol--serine O-phosphatidyltransferase, which yields MITKSIPNMCTLGNLFLGMIAILLAVDGKYSLAAIMVIVAMLLDGLDGRMARALNAQSEFGKELDSLSDMISFGVAPAVIMYMVAFHDANSALAWTVTAIFPMCGALRLARFNVRPGVPGYFTGLPIPAAGGVLATLSLFHNEISLLYMSIAMLLVSYLMVSSMRYPNFKKVGLPKKAIWVAPWVVIAAVVLAVKFPDQLSKLIFVPLVLYALYGMKLNIRKLSRRRGRERDRSKQEEQDDQYRHSQR from the coding sequence ATGATTACCAAATCAATTCCGAACATGTGTACCTTGGGTAACTTGTTTCTCGGAATGATCGCCATTTTATTGGCCGTAGACGGAAAATACAGTCTTGCCGCTATTATGGTTATTGTCGCCATGTTGTTGGACGGACTGGATGGAAGGATGGCCCGGGCTTTGAATGCCCAGAGCGAATTCGGTAAAGAACTGGACTCCTTATCAGATATGATATCTTTTGGTGTTGCTCCCGCAGTTATTATGTACATGGTTGCTTTTCATGATGCGAATTCGGCTTTGGCTTGGACGGTTACAGCCATTTTTCCGATGTGCGGCGCATTGCGTTTGGCTCGATTTAACGTACGTCCCGGTGTACCAGGTTATTTCACAGGTTTACCCATTCCGGCAGCAGGTGGCGTATTAGCCACTTTGTCCTTATTCCATAACGAGATTTCATTGTTATACATGTCGATTGCCATGTTGCTAGTCTCTTATTTGATGGTTAGCTCCATGAGATATCCAAATTTCAAAAAGGTCGGCCTTCCGAAAAAAGCCATCTGGGTTGCTCCGTGGGTCGTAATTGCAGCGGTGGTTCTAGCTGTTAAATTTCCTGATCAGCTGTCGAAGCTGATTTTTGTACCACTGGTGCTTTATGCGTTGTACGGTATGAAGCTGAACATTCGGAAGTTATCACGCAGACGTGGACGTGAGCGGGATCGTTCTAAACAGGAAGAACAGGACGATCAATATCGTCATTCGCAACGTTAG